From a region of the Erinaceus europaeus chromosome 14, mEriEur2.1, whole genome shotgun sequence genome:
- the LOC103113420 gene encoding olfactory receptor 5K3-like: MTQANHSLTTEFILIGFTDHPELKSLLFLVFFTIYLVTMLGNLGLVVLILMERRLHTPMYIFLGNLALMDSCCSCAITPKMLENFFSKDRMISLSECMAQFYFLCLAETADCFLLAAMAYDRYVAICNPLQYHTMMSKKLCAQMTTGAYIAGNLHSMIHVGFLFRLRFCGSHKIKHFFCDVLPLFRLSCVDPYVNELMIFIFSGSVQVFSITIVIISYLCILFTIFTMKSKEGRGKALSTCASHFLSVSIFYGSLLSMYIRPSSVQEGDKDIPIGIFYTLVIPLLNPFIYSLRNKEVINVIKKVMNKI, encoded by the coding sequence ATGACTCAGGCTAACCATTCCTTGACAACTGAGTTCATTCTCATAGGATTCACAGATCACCCAGAGCTGAAGAGCCTTCTGTTTCTGGTATTCTTCACCATCTACCTGGTCACCATGCTGGGCAATCTTGGGCTGGTGGTATTGATACTGATGGAACGTCGCCTTCACACACCAATGTACATCTTTCTGGGCAACCTTGCTCTAATGGATTCCTGTTGTTCCTGTGCTATTACTCCCAAGATGTTAGAGAACTTCTTTTCCAAGGACagaatgatctctctctctgaatgcatggcacagttttattttctctgccTTGCTGAAACTGCAGACTGCTTTCTCCTTGCTGCAATGGCCTAtgatcgctatgtggccatctgcaaccCACTGCAGTACCACACCATGATGTCAAAGAAACTCTGTGCTCAGATGACCACAGGGGCCTATATAGCTGGAAACCTGCACTCCATGATTCATGTGGGGTTTTTGTTTAGGTTACGTTTCTGTGGGTCTCACAAAATTAAGCACTTTTTTTGTGATGTTCTTCCATTATTCAGGCTTTCCTGTGTTGACCCTTATGTCAATGAACTGATGATATTTATCTTTTCTGGGTCAGTTCAAGTTTTCTCTATTACCATAGTAATAATCTCTTATCTCTGCATCCTGTTTACAATTTTCACAATGAAATCCAAAGAGGGGAGAGGCAAAGCCTTATCTACCTGtgcatctcactttctctctgtctcaatattTTATGGTTCTCTTCTGTCCATGTATATTCGACCAAGTTCAGTCCAAGAAGGGGATAAAGATATACCCATTGGGATTTTTTATACTCTAGTAATCCCTTTATTAAATCCTTTCATTTACAGTTTAAGGAATAAAGAAGTAATAAATGTTATAAAAAAAGTTATGAACAAAATTTAA